The following are from one region of the Saimiri boliviensis isolate mSaiBol1 chromosome 18, mSaiBol1.pri, whole genome shotgun sequence genome:
- the LOC104651342 gene encoding uncharacterized protein LOC104651342 produces the protein MATSTMSVCSSACSDSWQADDCPESCCQPPCCAPSCCTPAPCLTLICTPMSCVSSPCCQAACEPSPCQSGCTSSCTPSCCQQSSCQPACCASSSCQQACCVPICCKSVCCGPTCCETSLCCQQSSCQLACCTSSPCQQACCVPVCCKSVCCVPTCCKSVCCVPICSGASSLCCQQSSCQPACCTSSPCQQACCVPVCCKPLCCKPLCCKTVCCVPVCSGASSSCCQQSSCQPACCTSSCCRPSSSVSLLCRPVCRPACCVRVPSCCAPASSCCAPASSCCAPASSCQPSCCRPASCVSLLCRPACSRLAC, from the coding sequence ATGGCCACGTCCACCATGTCCGTCTGCTCCAGCGCTTGCTCCGACTCCTGGCAGGCGGACGACTGCCCAGAGAGCTGCTGCCAGCCCCCCTGCTGTGCCCCCAGCTGCTGCACCCCGGCCCCCTGCCTGACCCTGATCTGTACCCCAATGAGCTGTGTTTCCAGCCCCTGCTGCCAGGCTGCCTGTGAGCCCAGCCCCTGCCAATCAGGCTGCACCAGCTCCTGCACACCCTCGTGCTGCCAGCAGTCTAGCTGCCAGCCAGCTTGCTGCGCCTCTTCCTCTTGCCAGCAGGCCTGCTGTGTGCCCATCTGCTGCAAGTCCGTGTGCTGTGGGCCCACTTGCTGTGAGACTTCGTTATGCTGTCAGCAGTCTAGCTGCCAGCTGGCTTGCTGCACCTCCTCCCCCTGCCAGCAGGCCTGCTGTGTGCCCGTCTGCTGCAAGTCTGTCTGCTGTGTGCCCACCTGCTGCAAGTCTGTGTGCTGTGTGCCCATCTGCTCTGGGGCTTCCTCTCTGTGCTGCCAGCAGTCTAGCTGCCAGCCAGCTTGCTGTACCTCCTCCCCGTGCCAGCAGGCCTGCTGTGTGCCTGTCTGCTGCAAGCCCCTCTGCTGCAAGCCCCTCTGCTGCAAGACCGTCTGCTGTGTGCCCGTCTGCTCTGGGGCTTCCTCTTCATGCTGCCAGCAGTCTAGCTGCCAGCCGGCTTGCTGTACCTCCTCTTGCTGCAGACCCTCCTCCTCCGTGTCCCTGCTCTGCCGCCCCGTGTGCAGGCCTGCCTGCTGCGTGCGCGTCCCCTCCTGCTGTGCCCCCGCCTCCTCCTGCTgtgcccctgcctcctcctgctgTGCCCCCGCCTCCTCCTGCCAGCCCAGCTGCTGCCGCCCGGCCTCCTGCGTGTCCCTCCTCTGCCGCCCCGCGTGCTCCCGCCTGGCCTGCTGA